A part of Terriglobales bacterium genomic DNA contains:
- a CDS encoding CarD family transcriptional regulator, producing MVNHSFQIGDKVVYPNHGVGVIEQISSRTIGAVVEKFYLLKIKSSSLKVMVPFHNVENVGLRRVVRNGEVQKVLSFLTDGKCDNHADWKYRFKENSDRMRTGSLLEVAGVLKGLLVLSQSKPLSFREKKMLERARYLLVSELAMARNVDEPEIEQLLSKSLAKCKLRFPELPPQA from the coding sequence ATGGTGAACCATAGTTTCCAGATAGGCGATAAGGTCGTGTATCCCAACCACGGGGTGGGGGTCATCGAGCAGATCAGCAGTCGGACCATCGGGGCGGTGGTCGAGAAGTTCTACCTGCTCAAGATCAAGTCCAGCAGCCTCAAGGTGATGGTCCCCTTCCACAATGTGGAGAACGTGGGCCTGCGCCGGGTGGTGCGCAACGGCGAGGTGCAGAAGGTGCTGAGCTTCCTCACCGACGGCAAGTGCGACAACCACGCCGACTGGAAGTACCGCTTCAAGGAAAACTCCGACCGCATGCGCACCGGCTCGCTGCTGGAGGTGGCCGGGGTGCTGAAGGGCCTGCTGGTGCTCAGCCAGAGCAAGCCCCTGTCCTTCCGCGAGAAAAAGATGCTGGAGCGCGCCCGTTACCTGCTGGTCAGCGAGCTGGCCATGGCCAGGAATGTGGACGAGCCGGAGATCGAGCAGTTGCTCTCCAAGTCGCTGGCCAAGTGCAAGCTGCGCTTCCCCGAACTGCCCCCTCAGGCTTAG